The DNA sequence CATAACTGATGACTTAGCTCCAACATATCTAACAACTTCAGACCCTTTGTGCACAGCTTCATCATGGACGTTCTTGAGACTTCTGTTCAATGCATCTGATATTCTCCATAAGAACAACGCCACAAATGATCTCAATGCTTCCATTGTCACCTTCCCCGTCACATCAAGAACAAATCTCCGGTTGGCCGGAACCGCCATCGTCGATTTGATCTGGCCAAGCAATCCTGCATCCTGAACACCACCACCAACCAAGCCTCCAACTTTGAAATGCTGAACAACTTCTCCAATTGGCTCAACGCACCCATTTCCAGTTACAATTGAACCACTAAGAACAAGAGAATTCACATTTGAACCTGAACTCGAGCTCGCactcaaatttgatttttgagttCTCGAATTCGTCAAGACTTGGTGAGATGTTCTAACCAAAGTTTCCACGGCACCATTGCACACAGAAACCAGAATCCCCTTAACTTGTTCCTGGTGTTTTGGATTGGTCATTCCAGCAAACATCTCATCGAAGTTATTAACATCCATTGTTTTGTCGAGAAAAACTGCAACGGCGGTGCTCACAAACACTTGTACAACGTCCCCTATAACCTTCCCACACCTCTCATCACTAATCACATTCAACCAAGCAGGCGAATCCGAAGACGCAACACCAAATTCAGCACTCTGAAGACCCAAAACCAAATTCCTCGCAAAGCTTCCAACTACCACCGAGGCAAAACCGGTTCCAGCCTTCGAGAAAAGCTTCTCCAACACCCTATCGGTGGCGCTATTAGGGTTTGTGATGAATTCGGGACTCTTATCGTTGCTCTGTTGGGTTTTAAGACCTAGCAAAAGTCCAATCGTTACGGCCTCGGAAACCTTATTGACCGAGGCGGAGCATTCCTTGGATGTGACAATTTTGGATAACTGCTTCAAGCTGTTGGGGATCTCGTCGGAATCAGAATTCAGGAATCGGTTGAGGTCCTTGGACACGGTGGCAATGGTTTCTGAGGATTCCGCAACCAATTCGGAAAGGGAAACGAAGGCTTTCACGAGCTTCATAAGGCGCTCTCTCTTGCGAGCCACGGAGGGAGAGTGGTAAGCCTTGTATGCGCCATAGCCAGAAGCTCCGAAGAGAGCAACGAGGAGAAGCCACTTCTTGTTCCTTCGAGAGAAATCCAAACCCTTCTTGATAAGTTGACCTTCCATAGGTAAGATCAACAAACCCTAGAGTTTACCAATCAGGAACCCTAGGAGCGCGAAATTGAAAATCTAGGGTTTCAGAATTTGGCAATATGGTTGGATGGTTAATTGAAACGGGGAGGGGAAATGAATGCAGAGGATTGAATTTGAAGACGAAGAGAGACGAATTGGGGGGAAATAAATGCAGTTAGGTGAATTTGTTGTTGGAGGGAAATAGATTGAATACGTCTTTTGTTGTAATTGGGAAATTAAGAGAGAGGAAAAGAAGGTAGTTGTTCGTTCCTCTCTATTTTCCAAGGTACGAATTTTCCAAGATGGTGATGGTTTTAACGAACTTTGTGTGAAGTGGATTTTGGAGGCAGTGAATTAAGGAGAGTGAATGGCAATGTTGAAGAAAAAACCAGCAAGTTTCGGTCAAGACCAAAGGCCAGAGTACCCGCCAAATAAGGGCTTCTTTGCTTTGTTTTGCTAAGTGTCAAGTTATCAACTATGCAAGTCTGGTCAATCCCCGCACCACAAGGAAACAATCATACAAAGCAGAGCACAACATAATAACACAGAGAACATGACTTTTTAGTCTTAAATGG is a window from the Arachis hypogaea cultivar Tifrunner chromosome 17, arahy.Tifrunner.gnm2.J5K5, whole genome shotgun sequence genome containing:
- the LOC112764859 gene encoding protein PHLOEM PROTEIN 2-LIKE A10; the protein is MEGQLIKKGLDFSRRNKKWLLLVALFGASGYGAYKAYHSPSVARKRERLMKLVKAFVSLSELVAESSETIATVSKDLNRFLNSDSDEIPNSLKQLSKIVTSKECSASVNKVSEAVTIGLLLGLKTQQSNDKSPEFITNPNSATDRVLEKLFSKAGTGFASVVVGSFARNLVLGLQSAEFGVASSDSPAWLNVISDERCGKVIGDVVQVFVSTAVAVFLDKTMDVNNFDEMFAGMTNPKHQEQVKGILVSVCNGAVETLVRTSHQVLTNSRTQKSNLSASSSSGSNVNSLVLSGSIVTGNGCVEPIGEVVQHFKVGGLVGGGVQDAGLLGQIKSTMAVPANRRFVLDVTGKVTMEALRSFVALFLWRISDALNRSLKNVHDEAVHKGSEVVRYVGAKSSVMFTLFLAFYLHILGGSTLVLPA